The Amycolatopsis sp. NBC_01480 genome segment GTGCAGTCCGCCGGTGAAGCTCGTGTCCATCGTGGTCCTCCGCCAGTAATAGGGGTACTGATGCGTCGATCCGGGACGGCGACGCGAGGTAGAGTCCAAAACCGAACCGGGCGGTCGGTTTTATGCCTGGGAGATCCGAACCTAGTCATCCGGAGCAGCCATGTGGGACAGCACTTTCGACGAGACCCTTCGCACGTTCCTTCCGTTCCTGCCCGCCGAGGAGGCGCTGACCGCCGAAACCCCGCTGCGGGAGTACGGGCTCGACTCGCTCGCGACCGTCGAGCTGCTCGCCTTGCTGGAGCAGAACTACAACGTGCGCTTCGAGGACGACGCCCTGAACCTGGAAACGTTCGAGAACCCCGGCCGCCTGTGGGCGACCCTGACTGGCCTCCTGCCGCAGAGCGCGGACCAGCTCGATGGCCGGCCGCTCTCCGCCGAGCAGAAGCAGCCGGCTAGCTGACGCGCGAGGGACCCGCGCCCCGGCGGCGTGGCTGAAGGGCCATCCGCGGGTTCACGGTGACCACCTCGAACCGGCTCGTGGTGGCGCGGACCCGGCCGAACAAGGTGTCCGGTCCCGCCACCCAGAGCTTCC includes the following:
- a CDS encoding acyl carrier protein — protein: MWDSTFDETLRTFLPFLPAEEALTAETPLREYGLDSLATVELLALLEQNYNVRFEDDALNLETFENPGRLWATLTGLLPQSADQLDGRPLSAEQKQPAS